A genomic segment from Streptosporangium roseum DSM 43021 encodes:
- a CDS encoding TetR/AcrR family transcriptional regulator C-terminal domain-containing protein: MPAKRPPIPLSRERIIEAALHIADSQGLRRLTMRRLGDALQVEAMAIYHHLPRGKDALMDALAEHVTTVHAEPGESWQDSARAWCRASRAALREHPGVLALALTKPPKGRAAIAVREQTDQLADAGLADAARAVRAMRAYVFGAVAVEVQQSGWAEPAGDDDEPWRPPSRGGGSAAADDDFELGLSALLAGLDGA; encoded by the coding sequence ATGCCTGCCAAGCGACCGCCCATCCCGCTCTCCAGGGAGCGCATCATCGAGGCGGCCCTGCACATCGCCGACAGTCAGGGGCTGCGGCGGCTGACGATGCGGCGGCTGGGCGACGCGCTCCAGGTCGAGGCGATGGCCATCTACCACCATCTGCCGCGCGGCAAGGACGCCCTCATGGACGCACTCGCCGAGCACGTCACCACCGTGCACGCCGAGCCCGGCGAGAGCTGGCAGGACAGCGCGAGGGCGTGGTGCCGGGCGAGCCGGGCCGCGCTGCGGGAGCATCCCGGCGTGCTGGCGCTGGCCCTCACCAAGCCGCCCAAGGGGCGGGCGGCGATCGCCGTACGGGAGCAGACCGACCAGCTGGCCGACGCGGGGCTGGCCGATGCGGCGCGCGCCGTGCGCGCGATGCGGGCCTACGTCTTCGGGGCGGTGGCGGTGGAGGTGCAGCAGTCCGGCTGGGCCGAGCCGGCGGGCGACGACGACGAGCCGTGGCGGCCTCCGTCGCGGGGCGGCGGCAGCGCGGCGGCAGACGACGACTTCGAGCTCGGCCTGAGCGCGCTCCTGGCGGGCCTGGATGGGGCCTGA
- a CDS encoding DUF5999 family protein, translated as MCPHQPSCPSAEALDREAARTMAAHPEQGWSLLCNGVVLFEDTGELLPDGAVIEPHRPLAGVA; from the coding sequence ATGTGCCCGCACCAGCCGTCCTGTCCGTCCGCCGAGGCGCTGGACCGCGAAGCCGCCCGTACGATGGCAGCCCACCCCGAACAGGGATGGAGCCTGCTCTGCAACGGTGTGGTGCTGTTCGAGGACACCGGCGAGCTCCTGCCCGACGGTGCCGTCATCGAGCCGCACCGGCCGCTGGCCGGCGTCGCCTGA
- a CDS encoding general stress protein, translating into MRTDDTSIAYEPVASYNTYLEAQKAVDYLSDQKFPVEHAKIVGTDLRLVEKVLGRLTYLRAAGMGAATGAWIGLLIGLFLAIFTPGRFPFLLVLWALVWGAIAGAIFGLIGHALTGGKRDFLSSSSIVANRYQVLVTTDRAAEARRLLEVGTPQAAQVPQTPQTPHTPQF; encoded by the coding sequence ATGCGCACTGACGACACTTCGATCGCCTACGAACCGGTGGCCTCCTACAACACCTACCTGGAGGCTCAGAAAGCCGTCGACTATCTTTCCGACCAGAAGTTCCCGGTCGAGCACGCCAAGATCGTCGGAACGGACCTCAGGCTCGTCGAAAAGGTGCTCGGGCGGCTGACCTACCTGCGCGCCGCCGGCATGGGAGCGGCGACGGGCGCCTGGATCGGCCTGCTGATCGGCCTGTTCCTGGCGATCTTCACCCCCGGACGGTTCCCCTTTCTCCTGGTGCTGTGGGCACTGGTCTGGGGCGCGATCGCGGGAGCGATCTTCGGGCTGATCGGCCACGCGCTGACCGGCGGCAAACGGGATTTCCTGTCCTCCAGCTCGATCGTCGCCAACCGGTACCAGGTGCTGGTCACGACCGACCGCGCGGCGGAGGCGCGCAGGCTCCTGGAGGTCGGCACCCCGCAGGCCGCGCAGGTCCCCCAGACTCCGCAGACCCCGCACACTCCGCAGTTCTAG
- a CDS encoding DedA family protein, with translation MHVDEWLQAIPPLWICALVGLVIGLESLGIPLPGEIVLVSSALLAAQGVVNPLWVGICASVGAIVGDSVGYAIGRKGGKPMFDRLGRRFPKHFGPSHIAKAERYFERYGMWTVFFGRFVALLRILAGPLAGALRMPYWRFLTANVLGGIAWAGGTTAVVYYLGRVAEKWLKGFSWAGLVLAVLFGVATTLLVKRRAARMVAQEAEEPAGAV, from the coding sequence ATGCATGTCGACGAATGGCTCCAGGCGATTCCCCCGCTCTGGATCTGCGCCCTGGTCGGACTGGTGATCGGGCTGGAGAGCCTGGGCATCCCGCTGCCCGGGGAGATCGTCCTGGTCAGTTCCGCGCTGCTGGCGGCGCAGGGCGTGGTCAACCCGCTCTGGGTCGGGATCTGCGCCAGCGTCGGGGCCATCGTCGGCGACTCCGTCGGCTACGCCATCGGCCGCAAGGGCGGCAAACCCATGTTCGACCGGCTGGGCCGCAGGTTCCCCAAGCACTTCGGCCCGTCCCACATCGCCAAGGCCGAGCGCTACTTCGAGCGCTACGGCATGTGGACGGTGTTCTTCGGCCGCTTCGTCGCGCTGCTGCGCATCCTGGCGGGCCCGCTGGCCGGGGCCCTGCGCATGCCGTACTGGAGGTTCCTGACCGCCAACGTGCTCGGCGGGATCGCCTGGGCGGGCGGGACCACCGCGGTCGTCTACTACCTGGGCAGGGTCGCGGAGAAGTGGCTCAAGGGCTTCTCCTGGGCGGGGCTGGTGCTCGCGGTGCTCTTCGGCGTCGCGACCACGTTGCTCGTCAAGCGCCGGGCGGCCAGGATGGTCGCCCAGGAGGCCGAGGAGCCCGCGGGCGCGGTCTGA
- the menD gene encoding 2-succinyl-5-enolpyruvyl-6-hydroxy-3-cyclohexene-1-carboxylic-acid synthase translates to MNPATALATVLIDELVRCGLTDVVLAPGSRSAPLALAVHADSRIRLHVRVDERSASFLALGLARRGERPVALICTSGTAAANFHPAVIEAHESGVPLLLLTADRPPELRDTGASQTIDQIKLYGTAVRWFSEVGLPEDRPGQVAYWRSLACRAYQRSLGPTDPGPVQLNLSFREPLIPDGDASWCESLEGDANGPWIRARVAPPAVALHLPPTRRGVLVVGDGASNVRRYVAAAGMAGWPVLSEPNGGARYGDHAMSTYHFLLGTPEFADRHRPELVVTLGRPGLSRSLLNWLRHADEHIVVAPDLTRWPDPTRSATQVAQAVEIPVAAGDDAWLHSWRRADNAARAAIDEVLDGAGLSEPRLARDLVDMLPNGSLLFSGSSMPIRDLDQAMRPRRGLRILANRGTAGIDGVVSTAMGAALAHNGPAYALMGDLTFLHDQNGLILGPREPRPDLCVVVVNNDGGGIFSLLPQAALRDPFERVFGTAHGVDLAHVAAATGTPYTFVSEPDQLSKALRGEGLRIVEVRSDRESNAVLHAMMRDAAHAAIREVM, encoded by the coding sequence GTGAACCCCGCCACCGCGCTCGCGACGGTGCTGATCGACGAGCTCGTGCGCTGCGGCCTTACGGATGTGGTCCTCGCGCCCGGCTCACGCTCGGCCCCGCTGGCCCTGGCCGTCCACGCCGACAGCCGGATCCGGCTGCACGTGCGCGTCGACGAGCGCTCGGCCTCCTTCCTCGCGCTGGGCCTGGCCCGGCGCGGCGAGCGCCCGGTCGCCCTGATCTGCACCTCCGGCACCGCGGCCGCGAACTTCCACCCGGCGGTCATCGAGGCGCACGAGTCGGGGGTGCCGCTGCTGCTGCTGACCGCCGACCGGCCGCCCGAGCTGCGCGACACCGGCGCCAGCCAGACCATCGACCAGATCAAGCTGTACGGTACGGCGGTCCGCTGGTTCAGCGAGGTCGGCCTGCCCGAGGACCGTCCCGGCCAGGTCGCCTACTGGCGGTCGCTGGCCTGCCGCGCCTACCAGCGCTCGCTGGGCCCGACCGACCCCGGCCCGGTCCAGCTGAACCTGTCCTTCCGCGAGCCGCTGATCCCCGACGGCGACGCCTCCTGGTGCGAGTCCCTGGAGGGTGACGCCAACGGGCCCTGGATCCGGGCCCGGGTGGCGCCCCCCGCGGTGGCGCTGCACCTGCCGCCGACCCGGCGGGGCGTGCTGGTCGTCGGCGACGGCGCCTCCAACGTGCGCAGATACGTCGCGGCGGCGGGCATGGCCGGCTGGCCGGTCCTGTCGGAGCCGAACGGCGGCGCCCGCTACGGCGACCACGCAATGTCGACCTACCACTTCCTGCTCGGCACCCCCGAGTTCGCCGACCGGCACCGGCCCGAGCTGGTGGTCACCCTGGGCCGCCCGGGCCTGTCCCGGTCGCTGCTGAACTGGCTGAGGCACGCCGACGAGCACATCGTGGTCGCCCCCGACCTGACCCGCTGGCCCGACCCGACCCGCTCGGCCACCCAGGTGGCGCAGGCGGTGGAGATCCCGGTCGCGGCCGGCGACGACGCCTGGCTGCACTCCTGGCGCCGCGCCGACAACGCGGCCAGGGCCGCGATCGACGAGGTGCTGGACGGCGCCGGGCTCAGCGAGCCGCGCCTGGCCCGCGACCTGGTGGACATGCTGCCCAACGGGTCGCTGCTGTTCTCCGGCTCCTCCATGCCCATCCGCGACCTGGACCAGGCGATGCGCCCCCGCAGGGGCCTGCGGATCCTGGCCAACCGGGGCACCGCCGGGATCGACGGCGTGGTCTCCACCGCGATGGGCGCGGCCCTGGCGCACAACGGCCCCGCCTACGCGCTGATGGGCGACCTGACCTTCCTGCACGACCAGAACGGGTTAATCCTCGGCCCCCGCGAGCCCCGCCCCGACCTGTGCGTGGTCGTGGTGAACAACGACGGCGGCGGGATCTTCTCGCTGCTGCCCCAGGCCGCGCTGCGCGACCCGTTCGAGCGGGTCTTCGGCACCGCGCACGGGGTGGACCTGGCCCACGTGGCCGCCGCCACCGGCACTCCGTACACCTTCGTCAGCGAGCCCGACCAGCTCTCCAAGGCGCTGCGCGGGGAGGGGCTGCGGATCGTCGAGGTCCGCAGCGACCGGGAGTCCAACGCGGTCCTGCACGCCATGATGCGCGACGCCGCCCACGCCGCGATCCGCGAGGTCATGTGA
- a CDS encoding DnaJ C-terminal domain-containing protein — MATTTRDFYESLGVSRDAGQDEIQSAYRKLARTYHPDVNKDPGAEDRFKEISEAYSVLSDPATRRRYDAFGPDFRQVPEDVDPDTWARARAGRGARGRRPGAGAGAGPGGPAGFGEGVDFEDLLEGLFSGRGGGRAGRGWGPIPGADQEAEIELTVEEAYRGGRRSITVGGRRIDVNIPAGVTDGQRIRLAGQGGRGSDGAAAGDLYLIVRIAPHPRYRVEGRDIRVQLPVTPWEAALGASVAVDTPAGEAKVKVPAGSSSGRRLRLRGRGMPNPRGTPGDLFAEVRIMVPAALSDEERRLFEQLAAVSTFDPRRR, encoded by the coding sequence ATGGCCACCACGACCCGCGACTTCTACGAGAGTCTTGGAGTGTCGAGGGACGCCGGCCAGGATGAGATCCAGAGCGCCTACCGCAAGCTCGCGCGGACCTACCATCCCGACGTCAACAAGGACCCGGGTGCCGAGGATCGTTTCAAGGAGATCTCGGAGGCCTACAGCGTCCTGTCCGACCCCGCGACGCGCCGCCGCTACGACGCGTTCGGGCCCGACTTCCGCCAGGTGCCCGAAGACGTGGACCCGGACACCTGGGCCCGCGCCAGAGCCGGTCGGGGCGCGCGGGGCAGGCGGCCGGGAGCCGGGGCCGGGGCCGGTCCGGGCGGGCCGGCGGGTTTCGGGGAGGGCGTCGACTTCGAGGACCTCCTGGAGGGCCTGTTCTCCGGTAGGGGCGGCGGCCGGGCGGGCCGGGGCTGGGGGCCGATCCCCGGCGCCGACCAGGAGGCCGAGATCGAGCTCACCGTGGAGGAGGCCTACCGGGGCGGCCGCCGTTCGATCACCGTGGGCGGCCGCCGGATCGACGTCAACATCCCGGCGGGCGTGACCGACGGGCAGCGCATCCGGCTGGCGGGGCAGGGCGGCCGGGGCAGTGACGGAGCCGCCGCCGGAGATCTCTACCTGATCGTCAGGATCGCGCCGCACCCCCGCTACCGGGTCGAGGGGCGCGACATCCGCGTCCAGCTCCCGGTCACCCCGTGGGAGGCGGCGCTGGGCGCGTCCGTCGCCGTCGACACCCCGGCCGGCGAGGCCAAGGTCAAGGTGCCCGCCGGGAGCTCCAGCGGCCGGAGGCTGCGGCTGCGCGGCCGGGGGATGCCGAACCCGCGGGGCACGCCGGGAGACCTGTTCGCCGAGGTTCGGATCATGGTTCCGGCCGCGCTGTCGGACGAGGAGCGGCGGCTGTTCGAGCAGCTCGCCGCGGTCTCGACGTTCGACCCGAGGAGGCGGTGA
- a CDS encoding RNA polymerase sigma factor: MPQTAVATSPEAPTTLEQLLDRGRVQGHLSLAELRHAFAEAGISPTEGRSILRELTEAGVSLAAENEPALAAGAKKPAAKSTARKTTTRKTKAASDKTAAPENNKSTVRAEPAAKDRKDAGPEAGDEEWTAPEEAELEAEPTLDLDDQSSVMGDSVHTYLKSIGRRTLLTAAQEVELAKRIEAGLYAESKLEAEPGLSAAARDDLEWVAEDGRRAKDHMLEANLRLVVSVAKKYTDRGMALLDVVQEGNLGLIRAVEKFDYTKGYKFSTYAMWWIRQAIQRGFADSARTIRLPVHVLEMLSKLSRVERDMHQRLGREPTPEELAVELDKTPDQIEELLRTSRQPISLNATIGEDGETTIGDLIEDVDSPEASEVVDRQLLGEQLRGVLGNLSPREAKIMALRFGLVDGKPHTLDEIGKHLGLTRERIRQLEKESLSKLRHPSNTRPLLDWAS, encoded by the coding sequence ATGCCCCAAACCGCCGTGGCGACCTCACCTGAGGCCCCGACGACCCTCGAACAGCTCCTTGACCGAGGGCGAGTCCAGGGCCACCTTTCACTCGCGGAGCTGCGTCACGCCTTCGCCGAGGCAGGGATCAGCCCGACCGAGGGCAGGTCGATCCTGCGGGAGCTCACCGAGGCGGGCGTCAGCCTTGCCGCCGAGAACGAGCCCGCGCTCGCGGCCGGGGCGAAGAAGCCCGCGGCCAAGAGCACCGCCCGCAAGACGACCACCCGCAAGACGAAGGCCGCGTCCGACAAGACGGCCGCCCCCGAGAACAACAAGTCGACGGTCCGGGCCGAGCCCGCGGCCAAGGACCGCAAGGACGCCGGCCCCGAGGCGGGCGACGAGGAGTGGACCGCCCCCGAGGAGGCCGAGCTGGAGGCCGAGCCGACCCTGGACCTGGACGACCAGTCCTCGGTCATGGGCGACTCGGTGCACACCTACCTCAAGTCGATCGGCCGCCGCACGCTGCTGACCGCCGCCCAGGAGGTCGAGCTCGCCAAGCGGATCGAGGCCGGCCTGTACGCCGAGTCCAAGCTGGAGGCCGAGCCGGGTCTGTCGGCCGCCGCACGCGACGACCTGGAGTGGGTGGCCGAGGACGGCCGCCGCGCCAAGGACCACATGCTGGAGGCCAACCTCCGGCTGGTCGTGTCGGTGGCCAAGAAGTACACCGACCGCGGCATGGCCCTGCTCGACGTGGTCCAGGAGGGCAACCTCGGCCTGATCCGCGCGGTGGAGAAGTTCGACTACACCAAGGGGTACAAGTTCTCCACCTACGCCATGTGGTGGATCCGCCAGGCCATCCAGCGCGGCTTCGCCGACTCCGCCCGCACCATCCGGCTGCCGGTCCACGTGCTGGAGATGCTCTCCAAGCTGTCGCGCGTCGAGCGTGACATGCACCAGCGTCTCGGGCGCGAGCCCACGCCGGAGGAGCTGGCGGTCGAGCTGGACAAGACCCCCGACCAGATCGAGGAGCTGCTCCGCACCAGCCGCCAGCCGATCAGCCTCAACGCCACCATCGGCGAGGACGGCGAGACCACCATCGGCGACCTCATCGAGGACGTCGACTCCCCCGAGGCGTCCGAGGTGGTGGACCGCCAGCTCCTCGGCGAGCAGCTACGGGGCGTGCTCGGCAACCTCTCCCCCCGGGAGGCCAAGATCATGGCCCTGCGCTTCGGCCTCGTCGACGGCAAGCCCCACACCCTCGACGAGATCGGCAAGCACCTCGGCCTGACGCGCGAGCGCATCCGCCAGCTCGAGAAGGAGTCCCTCTCCAAGCTGCGCCACCCCAGCAACACCCGTCCGCTGCTCGACTGGGCGAGCTGA
- the dnaK gene encoding molecular chaperone DnaK translates to MARAVGIDLGTTNSVIATMEGSQPTVIPNAEGSRTTPSVVAFTEQGERLVGQLARRQAILNPKGTIYSAKRFIGRRFDEVTSEMNAVSFDVVPGPDGAVRFDVHGKLYAPEEIAAQVLRKLVDDASKFLGEKITEAVITVPAYFNDSQRQATKDAGKIAGLEVLRIVNEPTAAALAYGMDRKENETVLVFDLGGGTFDVSILTIGDGVVEVRSTSGDTHLGGDDFDRRIVDYLADEFQRDNGIDLRNDPQALQRLFEAAEKAKVELSSVTQTQISLPFITADASGPKHLNTTLRRATFEEMTADLLERCKGPVEQAIADAKLSSNDIDEVILVGGSTRMPAVQNLVRRMTGGKDPNMTVNPDEVVALGAAVQAAVIKGELQDVVLLDVTPLSLGIETLGGIMTKVIERNTTIPARRTEVFSTAEDNQSAVDVVVLQGERERAADNRALGRFRLENIRSAPRGEPQVEVTFDVDANGIVNVSARDKDTNAEQRITISESSNLDQSEVERMVSDAEQHREEDVRLRQAVDARNELDSAAYQVERRLNELGEAVPVHEKARAEMLVNDARDAVKQQDTPVDRLRSLTSELQQVYQSLAVASAGQPAGAGPGAQGSQDARGGGGDDDVIDAEFTTDE, encoded by the coding sequence ATGGCTAGAGCTGTCGGGATCGACCTCGGCACGACCAACTCGGTGATCGCCACGATGGAGGGTAGCCAGCCCACGGTGATCCCCAACGCCGAGGGATCCCGGACGACGCCGTCGGTCGTGGCCTTCACCGAGCAGGGCGAACGCCTGGTCGGGCAGCTGGCCCGGCGTCAGGCCATCCTCAACCCCAAGGGCACGATCTACTCCGCCAAGCGGTTCATCGGGCGCCGCTTCGACGAGGTCACCAGCGAGATGAACGCCGTGTCGTTCGACGTGGTGCCCGGCCCGGACGGGGCCGTGCGCTTCGACGTCCACGGCAAGCTGTACGCGCCGGAGGAGATCGCCGCCCAGGTCCTGCGCAAACTGGTCGACGACGCCTCGAAGTTCCTCGGAGAGAAGATCACCGAGGCGGTCATCACGGTGCCCGCCTACTTCAACGACTCCCAGCGCCAGGCGACCAAGGACGCCGGGAAGATCGCGGGCCTGGAGGTGCTGCGGATCGTCAACGAGCCGACCGCGGCCGCCCTCGCCTACGGCATGGACCGCAAGGAGAACGAGACCGTCCTCGTCTTCGACCTGGGCGGCGGGACGTTCGACGTCAGCATCCTCACCATCGGCGACGGCGTCGTCGAGGTACGGTCGACCTCGGGCGACACCCACCTGGGTGGCGACGACTTCGACCGGCGCATCGTCGACTATCTCGCCGACGAGTTCCAGCGGGACAACGGCATCGACCTGCGCAACGACCCCCAGGCGCTGCAGCGGCTGTTCGAGGCGGCGGAGAAGGCCAAGGTCGAGCTGTCCTCGGTCACCCAGACGCAGATCAGCCTGCCCTTCATCACAGCGGACGCCTCCGGCCCCAAGCACCTCAACACCACGCTGCGGCGGGCGACGTTCGAGGAGATGACGGCCGACCTCCTGGAACGCTGCAAGGGCCCGGTGGAGCAGGCGATAGCCGACGCCAAGCTCTCCTCCAACGACATCGACGAGGTGATCCTGGTGGGCGGCTCGACCAGGATGCCCGCCGTGCAGAACCTGGTGCGCCGCATGACCGGCGGCAAGGACCCGAACATGACGGTCAACCCCGACGAGGTCGTGGCGCTGGGCGCCGCGGTCCAGGCGGCCGTCATCAAGGGTGAGCTGCAGGACGTCGTCCTGCTCGACGTGACGCCGCTCTCGCTCGGCATCGAGACGCTCGGCGGGATCATGACCAAGGTCATCGAGCGCAACACGACGATCCCGGCCCGCCGTACCGAGGTGTTCAGCACCGCCGAGGACAACCAGAGCGCCGTCGACGTCGTGGTGCTCCAGGGGGAGCGCGAACGCGCCGCCGACAACCGGGCCCTGGGCCGGTTCCGGCTGGAGAACATCAGGTCCGCGCCGCGCGGCGAGCCCCAGGTGGAGGTGACCTTCGACGTCGACGCGAACGGCATCGTGAACGTCTCGGCCAGGGACAAGGACACCAACGCCGAGCAGCGCATCACCATCAGCGAGAGCTCCAACCTTGACCAGAGCGAGGTCGAGCGCATGGTCTCCGACGCCGAGCAGCACCGTGAGGAGGACGTGCGGCTGCGGCAGGCGGTCGACGCGCGCAACGAGCTCGACAGCGCCGCCTACCAGGTGGAACGGCGGCTGAACGAGCTGGGCGAGGCGGTGCCCGTCCATGAGAAGGCGCGGGCCGAGATGCTCGTCAACGACGCCCGGGACGCGGTCAAGCAGCAGGACACCCCGGTCGACCGGCTCCGGTCCCTGACCTCCGAGCTGCAGCAGGTCTACCAGAGCCTCGCCGTCGCCTCCGCGGGCCAGCCGGCGGGAGCCGGGCCGGGAGCCCAGGGCTCCCAGGACGCTCGGGGCGGTGGCGGGGACGACGACGTCATCGACGCGGAGTTCACGACCGATGAGTGA
- a CDS encoding nucleotide exchange factor GrpE encodes MSDASEREPMSDASEREETVPEGAEGAPADVAELQQRIIELEDRWRRALADLDNLRKRVSRDAERVRAEERARAAAEWLPVLDNLERALEHAESDPPSIIEGLRAIRDQAQDVLARLGFPRRDDAGTAFDPARHEAVATLAQEGVPEGTVLHVVRPAYGDGDRQLRPALVVVAREG; translated from the coding sequence ATGAGTGACGCATCCGAGCGGGAACCGATGAGTGACGCGTCCGAGCGGGAAGAGACCGTCCCGGAGGGCGCCGAGGGAGCCCCCGCGGACGTGGCCGAGCTCCAGCAGCGGATCATCGAGCTGGAGGACCGGTGGCGGCGCGCCCTGGCCGATCTCGACAACCTGCGCAAGCGGGTCAGCCGCGACGCCGAACGGGTGCGGGCGGAGGAGCGGGCGCGGGCCGCCGCCGAATGGCTGCCCGTGCTGGACAACCTGGAACGCGCGCTGGAGCACGCCGAAAGCGATCCGCCCTCCATCATCGAAGGGCTGCGGGCGATCCGGGACCAGGCCCAGGACGTGCTCGCCCGCCTGGGCTTCCCGCGCCGTGACGACGCCGGGACGGCCTTCGACCCGGCCCGGCACGAGGCGGTGGCCACACTCGCCCAGGAGGGCGTCCCCGAGGGGACGGTCCTGCACGTGGTACGGCCCGCCTACGGAGACGGCGACCGGCAACTGCGGCCCGCGCTGGTCGTGGTGGCCAGGGAGGGATGA
- a CDS encoding AMP-binding protein yields MTGSAHPEQPCPRRELHAVVLPPGPELFRAVGAALDGRGPAVLPLSPALPTRALRATLDALRPTHVNGVRHEHGVGVSPEVAVVIATSGTTGTPKGVQLPAAALRASASASLRRLDARPGERWLCCLPPSHVSGLQVLVRSLLSETEPIVHDGFSPEAVLASGADHVSLVPTQLRRLLPADLSVFRTILLGGAAAPADLLAAARAAGARVVTTYGMSETCGGCVYDGVPLDGVDLGVGDDGRVRVAGPVLFSGYRLRPDLTAAARDGDWFLTSDLGSLAGGRLRVLGRADDVINTGGEKVVAAAVAAVVAEHPAVADAAVVGRPDPEWGERVVAVVVSSEPPTLAELRAFAKERLPAYAAPAELVVMSEIPLLPNGKPDLATLRYGLQREP; encoded by the coding sequence ATGACCGGTTCCGCGCACCCGGAGCAACCTTGCCCGCGACGGGAGCTGCACGCCGTCGTGCTGCCGCCGGGCCCCGAGCTGTTCCGGGCCGTCGGCGCGGCGCTCGACGGCCGGGGCCCCGCCGTGCTGCCCCTGTCCCCCGCCCTGCCCACCCGGGCGCTGCGGGCCACGCTCGACGCGCTGCGCCCCACCCACGTCAACGGCGTACGGCACGAGCACGGCGTGGGGGTCTCCCCCGAGGTCGCCGTGGTCATCGCCACCAGCGGCACGACCGGCACCCCCAAGGGGGTCCAGCTCCCGGCCGCGGCCCTGCGCGCCTCCGCCTCGGCCTCGCTGCGCCGCCTGGACGCCCGGCCCGGCGAGCGCTGGCTCTGCTGCCTGCCGCCCTCCCACGTGTCGGGGCTGCAGGTGCTTGTCCGTTCGCTGCTGAGCGAGACCGAGCCGATCGTGCACGACGGCTTCTCCCCCGAGGCGGTGCTCGCCAGCGGCGCCGATCACGTCTCCCTGGTGCCGACCCAGCTCCGCCGGCTGCTCCCGGCGGACCTGTCGGTTTTCCGGACGATCCTGCTGGGGGGCGCCGCCGCCCCCGCGGACCTGCTGGCGGCGGCGCGTGCCGCCGGCGCGCGGGTGGTCACCACGTACGGCATGAGCGAGACCTGCGGCGGGTGCGTCTACGACGGCGTCCCCCTCGACGGGGTGGATCTCGGCGTCGGTGACGACGGCCGGGTCCGCGTCGCCGGCCCGGTGCTGTTCTCCGGCTACCGGCTCCGCCCCGACCTCACCGCCGCCGCCCGTGACGGCGACTGGTTCCTCACCTCCGACCTCGGCTCCCTGGCCGGCGGGCGGCTGCGCGTCCTGGGCCGGGCCGACGACGTGATCAACACCGGCGGGGAGAAGGTCGTCGCGGCGGCCGTGGCCGCCGTCGTGGCCGAGCATCCGGCGGTCGCCGACGCCGCCGTGGTCGGCCGCCCCGACCCCGAATGGGGTGAGCGGGTGGTCGCCGTCGTGGTCTCCTCCGAGCCCCCGACCCTGGCCGAGCTCCGTGCCTTCGCCAAGGAACGGCTGCCCGCCTACGCCGCCCCCGCCGAGCTGGTCGTCATGTCCGAAATACCGCTTTTACCCAATGGCAAGCCGGACCTCGCGACCCTCCGTTATGGTCTCCAACGGGAACCATAA
- a CDS encoding FMN-dependent NADH-azoreductase → MSHLLHLDASARRASFSRTLSEAFARTWREADPDGAYVYRDLAAAPVPHVGEAWTELCYAVLAEGITEIGRYREVVRTPAQEDAWAIVEPLLAELEAADVVLIGTPMYNYSVPSALKAWIDQVTFPKMSLKGRSFVVAGARGGAYGPGTPREAFDHEERFLRDFFLGHFGVEDVTFIHAELTNSLIDPALAGLRDKHEKSYEAALEAAAELGGKLAGR, encoded by the coding sequence ATGAGCCACCTGCTGCACCTGGACGCCAGCGCCCGCCGCGCGTCCTTCTCCCGCACCCTGTCGGAAGCCTTCGCCCGGACGTGGCGCGAGGCCGACCCCGACGGTGCATACGTCTACCGGGACCTGGCCGCCGCCCCGGTCCCGCACGTCGGCGAGGCCTGGACCGAGCTCTGCTACGCCGTCCTGGCCGAGGGCATCACCGAAATCGGCCGCTACCGGGAGGTGGTGCGGACCCCGGCCCAGGAGGACGCCTGGGCGATCGTGGAGCCCCTGCTGGCCGAGCTGGAGGCCGCAGACGTCGTGCTGATCGGCACGCCGATGTACAACTACTCGGTCCCGTCGGCGCTCAAGGCCTGGATCGACCAGGTGACCTTCCCCAAGATGAGCCTGAAAGGCCGGTCGTTCGTCGTCGCCGGCGCGCGAGGGGGAGCCTACGGACCCGGCACGCCGAGGGAGGCCTTCGACCACGAGGAGCGCTTCCTGCGTGACTTCTTCCTCGGGCACTTCGGTGTCGAAGACGTCACGTTCATCCACGCCGAGCTGACCAACTCGCTGATCGATCCCGCGCTGGCCGGCCTGCGGGACAAGCACGAGAAGTCCTACGAGGCCGCCCTGGAGGCCGCCGCCGAGCTCGGCGGGAAGCTGGCCGGGCGATGA
- a CDS encoding DMT family transporter has translation MSWVLLVLAGLVEIAWSQSIKPTEGFTRPIPTVICFALAAVAVWLLSKSMQTLPVGTAYAVFTGIGAVGAIGLGIALHGDPVNLGRVAALALIIGGIVLARALG, from the coding sequence ATGAGCTGGGTCCTGCTGGTGCTGGCGGGGCTGGTGGAGATCGCCTGGTCGCAGAGCATCAAGCCGACCGAGGGGTTCACCCGGCCGATCCCCACGGTGATCTGCTTCGCGCTGGCGGCCGTCGCGGTCTGGCTGCTGTCGAAGTCCATGCAGACCCTTCCCGTCGGAACGGCCTATGCCGTGTTCACGGGCATCGGCGCCGTCGGCGCCATCGGGCTGGGGATCGCGCTGCACGGCGATCCGGTGAACCTCGGCCGCGTCGCGGCGCTCGCGCTGATCATCGGTGGGATCGTGCTGGCCCGGGCGCTCGGCTGA